The following coding sequences lie in one Kribbella sp. NBC_00709 genomic window:
- a CDS encoding ABC transporter ATP-binding protein — protein sequence MATVSFKAATRIYPGGDTPAVDKLNLEIEDGEFMVLVGPSGCGKSTSLRMLAGLEEVNEGSIYIGDRDVTHRPPKERDIAMVFQNYALYPHMSVADNMGFALKMQGVSKEDRAKRVMEAAKLLGLEEYLERKPKALSGGQRQRVAMGRAIVRNPQVFLMDEPLSNLDAKLRVQTRTQIAELQQRLGVTTVYVTHDQVEAMTMGDRVAVLKDGLLQQVDTPLNLYDNPKNKFVAGFIGSPAMNLIEADITESGAKVGDYVIPIERSVLAKAGSDKTLTIGVRPEAFKVADEGLPVKVAVVEELGADAYLYGTAEHNDEHQQIVARIDARMPVEKGSTIRLAAVPDKLHLFSTSTDERLTA from the coding sequence ATGGCTACTGTTTCGTTCAAGGCCGCAACCCGGATCTACCCGGGCGGCGACACCCCCGCTGTCGACAAGCTCAACCTCGAGATCGAGGACGGCGAGTTCATGGTGCTCGTCGGCCCGTCGGGTTGTGGCAAGTCCACCTCGCTCCGGATGCTCGCCGGCCTCGAAGAGGTCAACGAGGGCTCCATCTACATCGGCGACCGCGACGTCACGCACCGTCCGCCGAAGGAGCGGGACATCGCGATGGTGTTCCAGAACTACGCGCTGTACCCGCACATGTCGGTCGCCGACAACATGGGCTTCGCGCTGAAGATGCAGGGCGTGTCCAAGGAGGACCGCGCCAAGCGCGTGATGGAGGCCGCCAAGCTGCTCGGCCTGGAGGAGTACCTCGAGCGCAAGCCGAAGGCCCTCTCCGGTGGTCAGCGTCAGCGTGTCGCCATGGGCCGCGCCATCGTGCGTAACCCGCAGGTCTTCCTGATGGACGAGCCGCTGTCGAACCTCGACGCCAAGCTGCGGGTCCAGACCCGTACGCAGATCGCCGAGCTGCAGCAGCGTCTCGGTGTCACGACCGTGTACGTCACGCACGACCAGGTCGAGGCCATGACGATGGGCGACCGCGTCGCCGTCCTCAAGGACGGTCTGCTCCAGCAGGTCGACACCCCGCTGAACCTGTACGACAACCCGAAGAACAAGTTCGTCGCGGGCTTCATCGGCTCGCCGGCGATGAACCTGATCGAGGCTGACATCACCGAGTCCGGCGCCAAGGTCGGGGACTACGTGATCCCGATCGAGCGTTCGGTGCTGGCCAAGGCCGGTAGCGACAAGACGCTGACCATCGGTGTTCGCCCGGAGGCCTTCAAGGTCGCCGACGAGGGCCTGCCGGTCAAGGTGGCCGTGGTCGAGGAGCTCGGCGCCGACGCGTACCTGTACGGCACCGCGGAGCACAACGACGAGCACCAGCAGATCGTCGCCCGGATCGACGCCCGGATGCCGGTCGAGAAGGGTTCGACCATCCGCCTCGCGGCGGTGCCGGACAAGCTGCACCTCTTCTCCACCTCGACCGACGAGCGGCTCACCGCCTGA
- a CDS encoding LacI family DNA-binding transcriptional regulator produces MSSRARLADIAAKAGVSEATVSRVLNGKPGVADDTKQSVLTALDVLGFERPTRLRRRSAGLIGLVMPELINPIFPAFAQVIESALSQRGFTPVLCTQSPSGATEEEYVEMLLERGVSGIIFVSGLHADTGADHERYQALVDRRLPVVFVNGWLPAVEAPFVSSDEYAAMELAVAHLVALGHRRIGFASGPERFIVVQRKLAGYRTSMKAQLGVSDEDIDPMVALSMFGVEGGEAAGRQLLDAGVTAVVCGSDMMALGVIRAARHRGLAVPGDISVVGYDDAPMMEFTDPPMTTIRQPVQAMGLAAVQSLLEEVRGHTTPHTEFLFRPELVVRGSTGPAR; encoded by the coding sequence GTGAGTAGCAGAGCACGGCTGGCGGACATCGCGGCCAAGGCGGGGGTCAGTGAGGCGACGGTCTCGCGGGTGCTGAACGGCAAACCGGGCGTCGCGGACGACACGAAACAGTCCGTTCTGACTGCCCTCGACGTACTGGGGTTCGAACGGCCGACCCGGTTGCGGCGGCGGTCGGCGGGGCTGATCGGGCTGGTGATGCCGGAGCTGATCAACCCGATCTTCCCGGCGTTCGCGCAGGTGATCGAGTCGGCGCTGTCGCAGCGCGGCTTCACCCCGGTGCTCTGCACGCAGTCCCCGTCCGGCGCGACGGAGGAGGAGTACGTCGAGATGCTGCTCGAACGCGGCGTCTCCGGAATCATCTTCGTCTCCGGCCTGCACGCCGACACCGGCGCCGACCACGAGCGCTATCAGGCCCTGGTGGATCGGCGGCTGCCGGTGGTGTTCGTGAACGGCTGGCTGCCGGCCGTCGAGGCGCCGTTCGTGTCGTCCGACGAGTACGCCGCGATGGAGCTGGCCGTCGCGCATCTGGTTGCCCTCGGCCACCGCCGGATCGGGTTCGCGTCCGGGCCGGAGCGGTTCATCGTCGTCCAGCGGAAACTGGCCGGGTACCGGACCTCGATGAAGGCGCAGCTGGGGGTGTCGGACGAGGACATCGATCCGATGGTCGCGCTGAGCATGTTCGGCGTCGAGGGCGGGGAGGCGGCCGGCCGGCAGTTGCTCGACGCCGGGGTCACGGCGGTCGTGTGCGGCTCCGACATGATGGCGCTCGGCGTCATCCGCGCCGCCCGCCACCGCGGTCTCGCCGTGCCCGGCGACATCTCCGTGGTCGGCTACGACGACGCCCCGATGATGGAGTTCACCGACCCACCGATGACCACGATCCGCCAGCCGGTCCAGGCGATGGGCCTGGCCGCCGTCCAGTCCCTCCTGGAAGAGGTCCGCGGCCACACCACCCCCCACACCGAGTTCTTGTTCCGCCCGGAGCTCGTCGTCCGCGGCTCCACCGGCCCCGCGCGCTGA
- the snpA gene encoding snapalysin, with protein MSHRRILTSLAGLAAAALAVPALAASPSTAAPAVDSHVSTAASRAAYVGSPQDEAATKAFYDAVMKSARAKLAKQAKAGQKVTAVTVTYAVDAPSFASQIASSSSIWNSSVSNVKLVEGSNYDFYYTEGNDPRGSYASTDGHGSGYVFIDYAQAQEYDSTRITAHETGHVLGLPDHYSGPCSELMSGGGPGPSCTNPYPDATERSQVNALWANGKTSLPAAAFHTSK; from the coding sequence ATGTCGCATCGCCGTATCCTGACCAGTCTCGCGGGGCTTGCCGCCGCGGCACTGGCCGTACCCGCGCTGGCAGCGTCCCCCTCGACTGCCGCACCCGCCGTCGACTCGCACGTCTCCACCGCCGCCAGCCGCGCGGCGTACGTCGGCTCGCCGCAGGACGAAGCCGCCACCAAGGCGTTCTACGACGCCGTGATGAAGTCCGCCCGCGCCAAGCTGGCCAAGCAGGCCAAGGCCGGCCAGAAGGTCACCGCGGTCACCGTCACGTACGCCGTCGACGCGCCGTCGTTCGCGTCCCAGATCGCGTCCAGCTCGTCGATCTGGAACTCCAGCGTCAGCAACGTGAAGCTCGTCGAGGGCAGCAACTACGACTTCTACTACACCGAGGGCAACGACCCGCGCGGTTCGTACGCGTCCACCGACGGCCACGGCAGCGGCTACGTCTTCATCGACTACGCCCAGGCCCAGGAGTACGACTCGACCCGGATCACCGCCCACGAGACCGGCCACGTCCTCGGCCTGCCCGACCACTACTCCGGTCCCTGCTCCGAACTGATGTCCGGCGGCGGTCCCGGCCCGTCCTGCACCAACCCGTACCCGGACGCCACCGAGCGCTCCCAGGTCAACGCCCTCTGGGCCAACGGCAAGACGAGCCTCCCCGCGGCCGCCTTCCACACCTCCAAGTAG
- a CDS encoding alpha/beta fold hydrolase, translating into MPRNRIGAWNSVAGLNDYRAKYDVAMRGLPAPAAVRDVSTEYGEVRVYKFAGGEGRLDPLVLLPGTSSGTPVWADSLKHLLTITDVYAIDLLGESGMSVQTKPITSDEDKAAWLDQVLEALPEQRFNLLGLSIGGWTAMNLAVRRPGRIATATTLDAVNVYDGIPLGTVLRSLPAAVKWLPRSWRDSFNSYTAGGRPVEHVPVADMIESGMKNYTMRQPQPRRITEEQLAGLPMPVLAIIAGRSVMHRPEVARRTAETALRTKTVAFYPEASHAISGEYPDRIAADLRAFLLGHA; encoded by the coding sequence ATGCCCAGGAATCGGATCGGCGCGTGGAACAGCGTCGCCGGCCTCAACGACTACCGCGCGAAGTACGACGTGGCGATGCGGGGCCTCCCCGCGCCGGCCGCCGTACGGGACGTCAGCACGGAGTACGGCGAAGTCCGCGTGTACAAGTTCGCCGGCGGCGAGGGGCGGCTGGACCCACTCGTCCTGCTGCCCGGCACGTCGTCCGGGACGCCGGTGTGGGCCGACAGCCTGAAGCACCTGCTGACGATCACCGACGTCTACGCCATCGACCTGCTCGGCGAATCGGGGATGAGCGTCCAGACCAAGCCGATCACCTCCGACGAGGACAAGGCCGCCTGGCTGGACCAGGTGCTCGAAGCCCTGCCGGAGCAGCGGTTCAACCTCCTCGGGCTGTCCATCGGTGGCTGGACCGCGATGAATCTCGCCGTTCGGCGCCCGGGACGGATCGCAACGGCCACCACGCTCGACGCCGTCAATGTGTACGACGGCATACCGCTCGGCACCGTGCTCCGTTCGCTCCCGGCCGCGGTCAAGTGGCTGCCACGTTCCTGGCGGGACAGCTTCAACTCCTACACCGCGGGCGGCAGGCCGGTGGAACACGTGCCGGTCGCGGACATGATCGAGTCCGGCATGAAGAACTACACGATGCGTCAGCCGCAGCCGCGCCGGATCACCGAGGAACAGTTGGCCGGCCTGCCGATGCCGGTGCTCGCGATCATCGCCGGGCGCTCGGTGATGCATCGCCCGGAGGTAGCCCGCCGTACCGCGGAGACGGCGTTGCGCACGAAGACCGTGGCGTTCTATCCGGAGGCGTCGCACGCGATCAGCGGTGAGTACCCCGACCGGATCGCCGCCGACCTGCGCGCGTTCCTGCTCGGACATGCATAG
- a CDS encoding TetR/AcrR family transcriptional regulator: protein MPSARGRNLTFTEEARRAQLIDVTTELVADLGYAATSLGRIAESAGITKAGVLYHFPSKQALVEAAHAQVLSALVDAVASAVDAAGPADAPAAYIRSMIGHLRERPRQVRVIVEAMTSVAPLADSKARWSSVADLLSAARAARGRTGAVDLRSAALVIGGGIDAIVSESLSDPEYDASAAAEVLVGLVERGLL from the coding sequence ATGCCTTCAGCGCGTGGCCGGAATCTCACTTTCACCGAGGAAGCGCGCCGGGCGCAGCTGATCGACGTCACCACCGAACTGGTCGCCGACCTCGGGTATGCCGCGACCTCGCTCGGGCGGATCGCCGAGAGCGCCGGGATCACGAAGGCGGGTGTGCTGTATCACTTCCCGTCGAAGCAGGCCCTGGTCGAGGCGGCCCATGCGCAGGTGCTCTCGGCGCTGGTGGACGCGGTCGCGTCGGCGGTCGACGCTGCGGGTCCTGCGGACGCGCCGGCGGCGTACATCCGGTCGATGATCGGGCATCTGCGGGAGCGGCCGCGGCAGGTGCGGGTGATCGTCGAGGCGATGACGTCGGTCGCCCCGCTGGCCGATTCGAAGGCGCGCTGGTCGTCGGTGGCGGACCTGCTGTCCGCGGCGCGCGCCGCACGCGGGCGTACCGGCGCGGTGGATCTGCGGTCCGCGGCGCTCGTGATCGGAGGCGGGATCGACGCGATCGTGTCCGAGTCGCTGAGCGATCCGGAGTACGACGCCTCGGCCGCCGCCGAAGTGCTTGTCGGCCTGGTGGAGCGCGGGCTGCTATGA
- the soxR gene encoding redox-sensitive transcriptional activator SoxR yields the protein MGEENVPSKEHWLSIGEIAHRSGVAASALRFYEDQGLIASRRTAGNQRQYQRSTLRRIAFVQAAQRVGLALAEIKHALDSLPEDRTPTRADWSKLSKTWRSRLDERIAELERLRDDLDTCIGCGCLSLQRCNLYNKEDRLATRGPGARLLNVGIPGES from the coding sequence ATGGGCGAGGAGAACGTCCCCAGCAAGGAGCACTGGCTCTCGATCGGGGAAATTGCACATCGGTCCGGGGTAGCGGCGTCGGCGTTGCGGTTCTACGAGGACCAGGGCCTGATCGCGTCCCGGCGTACGGCCGGCAACCAGCGTCAGTACCAGCGGAGCACCCTGCGACGGATCGCTTTCGTCCAGGCGGCCCAGCGGGTCGGTCTCGCGCTCGCCGAGATCAAGCACGCGCTGGATTCGCTGCCGGAGGACCGGACGCCGACGCGCGCCGACTGGAGCAAGCTCTCGAAGACCTGGCGCAGCCGTCTCGACGAGCGCATCGCCGAGCTCGAGCGCCTTCGCGACGACCTGGACACCTGTATCGGGTGCGGCTGCCTCAGCCTCCAGCGCTGCAACCTCTACAACAAGGAAGACCGGCTCGCCACCCGCGGCCCGGGCGCCCGCCTGCTGAACGTCGGCATCCCCGGCGAGTCATAG
- a CDS encoding DEAD/DEAH box helicase: MTQHHQHDPESADGRTKKPRHKKYQNQSYGERLAADASYDAPRDDKPVKGYRSEQARPDRGQRTDARDERPRYENRSRDDRPQYNRDDRPAPRRDDRAQYSRDERPAFRRDDRAQGERTDRPRFNRDDRPQFNRDERPAFRRDDRAQGERTDRPRFNRDDRPQYNRDDRPAPRRDDRPQYNRDERPRFNRDERPRFERTEKSYDKRSEQVEQPVDLGTVAEDNQFAALGIAPRLVQRLARDGITAPFPIQAATIPDALAGKDVLGRGQTGSGKTLGFGLPALMRLAGGHTESRRPRGMILVPTRELAMQVHDALEPLAHVMNVSLKLIAGGLPYPKQIDALRRGVDLLIATPGRLIDLCEQGAADLGAVEIAVLDEADHMCDMGFMPAVTTLLDMTPPEGQRLLFSATLDNDVDKIVKTYLKDPVQHSTESGQATVSTMEHHLLVIEPAHKQSLTAELASRDGRTIVFVRTKLGADRIATQLRDRGVMAAALHGGLTQGMRNRTLDQFKDGSVPVLVATDVAARGIHVDDVGLVVQADPPAEHKDYLHRAGRTARAGGKGAVVTLLLPHQRRGMIRMAESAGVKAEPVRARPGDELVTELTGGTKPSGYPVKLPAPKPQRFGKGGGGKGGKRFGSGRPRGHESRGGSGPRRSSNGKSYQH; the protein is encoded by the coding sequence GTGACCCAGCACCACCAGCACGACCCCGAGTCCGCTGACGGGCGGACCAAGAAGCCCCGGCACAAGAAGTACCAGAACCAGTCGTACGGCGAACGCCTCGCCGCGGACGCGTCGTACGACGCACCGCGCGACGACAAGCCGGTGAAGGGCTACCGTTCCGAGCAAGCGCGCCCGGACCGTGGCCAGCGCACGGACGCCCGCGACGAGCGCCCGCGCTACGAGAACCGCTCCCGCGACGACCGGCCGCAGTACAACCGCGACGACCGTCCGGCACCGCGCCGTGACGACCGCGCGCAGTACAGCCGCGACGAGCGTCCGGCGTTCCGGCGCGACGACCGTGCGCAGGGTGAGCGGACCGACCGGCCCCGGTTCAACCGTGATGACCGGCCGCAGTTCAACCGTGACGAGCGTCCGGCGTTCCGGCGCGACGATCGTGCGCAGGGTGAGCGGACCGACCGTCCGCGTTTCAACCGCGACGACCGGCCGCAGTACAACCGCGACGACCGGCCGGCGCCGCGTCGCGACGACCGCCCGCAGTACAACCGGGACGAGCGTCCGCGTTTCAACCGGGACGAGCGGCCGCGGTTCGAGCGGACCGAGAAGAGCTACGACAAGCGGAGTGAGCAGGTGGAGCAGCCGGTGGACCTCGGGACTGTTGCTGAGGACAACCAGTTCGCCGCGCTCGGGATCGCGCCGCGGCTGGTGCAGCGGCTGGCCCGCGACGGCATCACCGCGCCGTTCCCGATCCAGGCCGCGACCATTCCGGACGCGCTGGCCGGCAAGGACGTGCTCGGCCGCGGTCAGACCGGTTCGGGCAAGACCCTCGGCTTCGGCCTGCCGGCGCTGATGCGGCTGGCCGGCGGCCACACCGAGTCGCGCCGCCCGCGCGGGATGATCTTGGTCCCGACGCGCGAGCTCGCGATGCAGGTGCACGACGCCCTCGAGCCGCTCGCGCACGTGATGAACGTGTCGCTCAAGCTGATCGCCGGCGGTCTCCCGTACCCGAAGCAGATCGACGCGCTCCGTCGTGGCGTCGACCTGCTGATCGCCACCCCGGGCCGGCTGATCGACCTGTGCGAGCAGGGTGCTGCCGACCTCGGCGCCGTGGAGATCGCGGTGCTCGACGAGGCCGACCACATGTGCGACATGGGCTTCATGCCGGCCGTCACCACGCTGCTCGACATGACGCCGCCGGAGGGTCAGCGCCTGCTGTTCTCCGCGACGCTGGACAACGACGTCGACAAGATCGTGAAGACCTACCTGAAGGACCCGGTGCAGCACTCGACCGAGTCCGGGCAGGCGACGGTCAGCACGATGGAGCATCACCTGCTGGTGATCGAGCCGGCGCACAAGCAGTCGCTGACGGCCGAGCTGGCCAGCCGGGACGGGCGGACCATCGTGTTCGTCCGCACCAAGCTGGGCGCCGACCGTATTGCGACGCAGTTGCGCGACCGCGGCGTGATGGCCGCGGCCCTGCACGGCGGCCTGACGCAGGGCATGCGGAACCGGACGCTGGACCAGTTCAAGGACGGTTCGGTTCCGGTGCTCGTGGCAACGGATGTCGCGGCCCGCGGCATCCACGTCGACGACGTCGGCCTGGTTGTCCAGGCTGACCCGCCGGCCGAGCACAAGGACTACCTGCACCGCGCGGGTCGTACGGCGCGTGCCGGCGGCAAGGGTGCCGTCGTCACGCTCCTGCTGCCGCACCAGCGGCGCGGGATGATCCGGATGGCCGAGTCGGCCGGCGTCAAGGCCGAGCCGGTCCGGGCCCGCCCGGGTGACGAGCTCGTCACCGAGCTGACCGGCGGCACCAAGCCGTCCGGGTACCCGGTGAAGCTGCCGGCCCCGAAGCCGCAGCGCTTCGGCAAGGGTGGCGGCGGCAAGGGTGGCAAGCGGTTCGGCAGCGGCCGTCCCCGTGGTCACGAGAGCCGCGGCGGCAGTGGGCCGCGCCGCAGCAGCAACGGGAAGTCGTACCAGCACTGA
- a CDS encoding aminotransferase class V-fold PLP-dependent enzyme codes for MVINAKGTYTPLGVSRSSDGVAAAVAQALPEFFVMDELGDRASEAIAQVTGAQAGAVVHCTAAGITLAVAATMTGGDPRRTAALPDATDMHNRVVLPACQVIDYGHTNLQGIRLAGAQVDLAGDDNGCTIADLEDELDGPDVACLMLVASRLTRGEPIDLVAAIRAAHRRGVPAIVDAAAQFPRIADLLATGADLVLVSGQKYLGSPTAGLVAGSWPLVQALRAQEKGIGRVMKPTKEAIVGVLAALEEWQAFDRVKWEADELAKVDAFVDAASRIPDVVAETVKDPTGLQVSRVLLKVADAKRVATELEAGAPPIYVMTDRMAENELMLELVPLDADEIATILARLWAVLT; via the coding sequence GTGGTGATCAACGCCAAGGGGACGTACACCCCGCTCGGGGTGTCCCGGAGTTCCGACGGGGTGGCCGCGGCCGTCGCACAGGCTTTGCCCGAGTTCTTCGTGATGGACGAGCTCGGCGACCGGGCCAGCGAAGCCATCGCCCAGGTGACCGGCGCCCAGGCCGGTGCGGTCGTGCACTGCACGGCTGCCGGCATCACCCTCGCGGTCGCCGCGACGATGACCGGCGGCGACCCACGGCGTACCGCAGCGTTGCCTGACGCAACGGATATGCACAACCGGGTCGTACTGCCGGCTTGCCAGGTGATCGACTACGGACACACCAATCTGCAGGGCATCCGGCTGGCCGGTGCGCAGGTCGACCTGGCCGGCGACGACAACGGCTGCACCATCGCCGATCTCGAGGACGAGCTCGACGGACCGGACGTGGCGTGCCTGATGCTGGTGGCCTCCCGGCTGACCCGCGGCGAGCCGATCGACCTCGTCGCCGCGATCCGAGCCGCGCATCGTCGCGGCGTACCGGCGATCGTCGACGCGGCCGCGCAGTTCCCGCGGATCGCCGACCTGCTGGCGACCGGCGCCGATCTGGTGCTGGTCAGCGGGCAGAAGTACCTCGGGTCGCCGACCGCCGGGCTGGTGGCCGGGAGCTGGCCGCTCGTGCAGGCGCTCCGGGCCCAGGAGAAGGGCATCGGGCGGGTGATGAAGCCAACGAAGGAGGCGATCGTCGGCGTACTCGCGGCACTCGAGGAGTGGCAAGCGTTCGACCGGGTGAAGTGGGAAGCGGACGAGCTCGCCAAGGTGGACGCGTTCGTCGACGCGGCGTCCCGGATCCCCGACGTGGTCGCCGAGACCGTCAAGGACCCGACCGGCCTGCAGGTCTCCCGGGTCCTGCTCAAGGTCGCCGACGCCAAGCGCGTCGCGACCGAGCTCGAGGCCGGCGCTCCGCCCATCTACGTGATGACCGACCGCATGGCCGAGAACGAGCTGATGCTCGAACTCGTCCCGCTCGACGCCGACGAGATCGCGACGATCCTCGCCCGTCTCTGGGCAGTCCTTACCTGA